A part of Phaenicophaeus curvirostris isolate KB17595 chromosome 29, BPBGC_Pcur_1.0, whole genome shotgun sequence genomic DNA contains:
- the SCNM1 gene encoding sodium channel modifier 1 isoform X1, with protein sequence MSFKREGDDPGQLGILQRRRVTELLAHGVPEEEALLLRSGRYACTVCAHRPVFDTLAVLTLHRAGRKHAGHLQRFYSRERSRQDVAPKQEVSAEAAVVQGSPAPLLARTRRIARSALLKEAPYSSCCRRTTARGSSSSRAGVPRPGPNAAPPPPEPSRMDGEAVAATPVALLPGHRSGRADRPRAAPEPAQRSGKAKGSLSQPDALSPERRRVLERYLQLRSAGWIQDGSGKWVKDENAEFDSDEEEPPALLPA encoded by the exons ATGTCCTTCAAGAGGGAGGGGGACGACCCCGGCCAGCTCGGGATCCTCCAG CGGCGCCGTGTTACGGAGCTTCTGGCTCATGGGGTCCCTGAGGAGGAGGCGCTGCTGCTGCGCAGCGGGAG GTACGCCTGCACGGTGTGTGCCCACCGCCCCGTGTTCGACACGCTGGCCGTGCTGACGCTGCACCGCGCCGGCCGGAAGCACGCAGGCC ATCTGCAGCGCTTCTACAGCCGGGAGCGCTCGCGTCAGGACGTGGCCCCGAAGCAGGAGGTGTCAGCGGAGGCAGCCGTGGTGCAG ggctccccggccccgctcctGGCCCGGACGCGCCGGATCGCCCGCAGCGCCCTGCTCAAAGAGGCTccttacagcagctgctgccgcAGGACCAC GGCacggggcagcagcagctcgcGAGCCGGTGTCCCCCGCCCGGGGCCGAATGCCGCTCCGCCACCTCCGGAGCCATCGCGGATGGACggagaagccgtggctgccacCCCCGTGGCCCTGCTGCCGGGGCACCGCAGCGGGCGAGCGG ACAGACCGAGAGCGGCTCCGGAGCCGGCGCAGCGAAGTGGGAAAGCGAAAGGATCCCTCAGCCAGCCTGACGCCCTCAGCCCCGAGCGCCGCCGCGTGCTGGAGCGATACCTGCAGCTGCGCAG TGCCGGCTGGATCCAGGATGGCTCCGGCAAGTGGGTGAAGGATGAGAACGCCGAATTCGACTCCGATGAGGAGGAGCCGCCCGCGCTGCTGCCGGCCTGA
- the SCNM1 gene encoding sodium channel modifier 1 isoform X2, whose protein sequence is MSFKREGDDPGQLGILQRRRVTELLAHGVPEEEALLLRSGRYACTVCAHRPVFDTLAVLTLHRAGRKHAGHLQRFYSRERSRQDVAPKQEVSAEAAVVQGSPAPLLARTRRIARSALLKEAPYSSCCRRTTARGSSSSRAGVPRPGPNAAPPPPEPSRMDGEAVAATPVALLPGHRSGRADRERLRSRRSEVGKRKDPSASLTPSAPSAAACWSDTCSCAVPAGSRMAPASG, encoded by the exons ATGTCCTTCAAGAGGGAGGGGGACGACCCCGGCCAGCTCGGGATCCTCCAG CGGCGCCGTGTTACGGAGCTTCTGGCTCATGGGGTCCCTGAGGAGGAGGCGCTGCTGCTGCGCAGCGGGAG GTACGCCTGCACGGTGTGTGCCCACCGCCCCGTGTTCGACACGCTGGCCGTGCTGACGCTGCACCGCGCCGGCCGGAAGCACGCAGGCC ATCTGCAGCGCTTCTACAGCCGGGAGCGCTCGCGTCAGGACGTGGCCCCGAAGCAGGAGGTGTCAGCGGAGGCAGCCGTGGTGCAG ggctccccggccccgctcctGGCCCGGACGCGCCGGATCGCCCGCAGCGCCCTGCTCAAAGAGGCTccttacagcagctgctgccgcAGGACCAC GGCacggggcagcagcagctcgcGAGCCGGTGTCCCCCGCCCGGGGCCGAATGCCGCTCCGCCACCTCCGGAGCCATCGCGGATGGACggagaagccgtggctgccacCCCCGTGGCCCTGCTGCCGGGGCACCGCAGCGGGCGAGCGG ACCGAGAGCGGCTCCGGAGCCGGCGCAGCGAAGTGGGAAAGCGAAAGGATCCCTCAGCCAGCCTGACGCCCTCAGCCCCGAGCGCCGCCGCGTGCTGGAGCGATACCTGCAGCTGCGCAG TGCCGGCTGGATCCAGGATGGCTCCGGCAAGTGGGTGA